From the genome of Primulina eburnea isolate SZY01 chromosome 12, ASM2296580v1, whole genome shotgun sequence, one region includes:
- the LOC140807107 gene encoding putative glycerol-3-phosphate transporter 4 yields the protein MGGNLPGICFIRSIRGSGWTLSTYRYVVLIVTFIAYASSHASRKPSSIVKSVLDPEPNLNSVSFRPWPVGNVFVKEELLVMSDGDTIKRNKGWVPFNGKDGRWKLGVIDVAFLSCYSVGMYVAGHLGDTLDLRLFLTTGMVGSGTFVALFGMGYFFDVHVFWFYLAMQMVAGLFQATGWPCVVAVVGNWFGKRKRGLIMGIWNAHTSVGNIAGSLLAASVLQYGWGWSFILPGAFIFTSGIIVYLFLPAYPEEVGFSRLNGPSSEFVAVPEDVEAQRSEKCDEGNEVDGRNLVNSGNRKSVGLLEACSIPGVIPFALSLFFAKMVAYTFLYWLPFYLSQTAIGGHYMSVKTAGNLSTLFDVGGIFGGVLAGYISDKLKARATTAASFMYAAIPAMLLYHRYGSTSRAVNILLMMIAGLFVNGPYALITTAVSADLGTHSSLKGNSRALATVTAIIDGTGSMGAALGPLMTGFLSSIGWDAVFLMLIIGAFASGLLLSHLVLIELREKVSKHSERRHKNLIGPGSNIPLLNDQGWRT from the exons ATGGGAGGAAACCTACCGGGGATTTGTTTTATTAGGAGCATTCGGGGTAGTGGTTGGACTCTGAGCACGTACAGATATGTTGTTTTGATCGTTActttcatagcttatgcttcgtCTCATGCTTCAAGAAAACCCAGTAGCATAGTCAAGAGTGTTCTTGATCCGGAGCCAAACCTTAACTCGGTCAGCTTTCGACCTTGGCCGGTTGGCAATGTATTTGTCAAGGAGGAGTTGTTGGTGATGAGTGATGGGGATACGATTAAGAGAAACAAGGGTTGGGTTCCTTTCAACGGAAAGGATGGGAGGTGGAAGTTGGGAGTGATTGATGTTGCATTTCTTTCTTGTTATTCTGTGGGAATGTACGTGGCTGGGCATTTAGGTGACACATTGGACCTACGGTTATTCTTGACCACCGGTATGGTAGGGAGTGGCACTTTTGTGGCGTTGTTTGGGATGGGTTATTTCTTTGATGTCCATGTGTTTTGGTTCTATTTGGCGATGCAAATGGTCGCAGGTTTGTTCCAGGCTACAGGTTGGCCTTGCGTAGTCGCTGTTGTAGGTAACTGGTTTGGAAAAAGGAAGAGAGGACTTATAATGGGTATTTGGAATGCACATACTTCGGTTGGTAATATTGCTGGATCGTTACTTGCTGCCAGTGTTCTACAATATGGATGGGGTTGGTCTTTTATCCTTCCAGGCGCATTTATATTCACGAGTGGGATAATTGTATACTTATTTTTGCCTGCTTACCCTGAGGAGGTTGGGTTTTCTAGACTGAATGGTCCATCTTCCGAGTTCGTAGCGGTACCAGAAGATGTAGAAGCTCAGAGATCGGAAAAGTGTGATGAGGGCAATGAGGTGGATGGCAGAAATCTGGTCAATTCTGGAAATAGAAAAAGTGTTGGACTCCTTGAAGCTTGTTCAATACCAGGAGTTATTCCATTTGCACTGTCTCTCTTTTTCGCTAAGATGGTTGCATACACGTTTCTTTATTGGTTACCGTTCTACCTTAGCCAGACTG CCATCGGGGGACACTATATGTCAGTGAAGACGGCTGGAAATCTTTCTACTCTGTTCGATGTAGGAGGAATATTTGGTGGGGTTCTTGCTGGTTATATTTCTGATAAGCTAAAAGCTCGAGctaccacagctgccagcttcATGTATGCTGCGATTCCGGCAATGCTTCTATACCATAGATACGGTAGCACATCAAGGGCTGTTAACATTTTGCTCATGATGATAGCTGGTCTGTTTGTGAACGGGCCGTATGCACTCATCACGACTGCAGTCTCTGCTGATCTCGGCACTCATAGTTCTTTAAAAGGCAATTCTCGAGCACTTGCAACAGTTACGGCTATCATTGATGGTACGGGTTCTATGGGTGCTGCTCTAGGCCCTCTTATGACCGGATTTCTTTCATCCATCGGATGGGATGCAGTTTTCTTGATGCTCATAATTGGTGCTTTCGCTTCCGGTCTGCTTTTATCTCATCTAGTTTTGATAGAGTTAAGAGAAAAAGTATCCAAACATTCAGAGAGAAGACACAAAAATCTCATAG GGCCTGGATCCAATATTCCCCTTTTGAATGACCAAGGATGGAGGACTTAA
- the LOC140807953 gene encoding vesicle-associated protein 2-1-like, translated as MTVAKQLLSVRPEELRFQFELEQQSYCDLKVTNNTEHHVAFKVKTTSPKKYYVRPNTGVIHPWDSCVIRVTLQAQKEYPPEMQCKDKFLLQSTVLPPNTEVDDLPPDTFNKEGAKTLEECKLRVVYMPPHTASEKLDDGIKETFSSNPDQVLQRLQDERDKAVRQTQLLQQDLEILKTQRNRRTVEGFSVKFSLLVGLIGITAGFLLKLLLSTD; from the exons ATGACTGTTGCCAAGCAATTGCTTTCTGTGCGACCGGAGGAGCTCAGATTTCAAT TTGAATTGGAGCAACAAAGTTATTGTGATCTTAAAGTTACAAACAACACAGAGCACCATGTTGCATTCAAG GTGAAAACAACCTCTCCAAAGAAATATTACGTGAGACCAAACACAGGTGTAATTCATCCATGGGATTCGTGTGTCATAAGAG TTACTCTTCAAGCTCAGAAGGAGTATCCTCCAGAAATGCAATGCAAAGATAAATTTCTCCTTCAAAGCACTGTCCTGCCTCCAAATACAGAAGTGGATGATCTTCCACCAGATACT TTCAACAAAGAGGGTGCAAAAACATTAGAGGAATGCAAGCTTAGAGTTGTGTACATGCCTCCTCACACGGCTTCTGAGAAATTAGATGATGGAATTAAAGAAACGTTCAGTTCCAATCCA GATCAGGTCTTACAACGGCTACAGGATGAGAGGGATAAAGCTGTTAGGCAAACTCAACTGCTCCAACAAGACCTG GAAATTCTTAAGACACAAAGAAATCGGAGAACTGTTGAAGGGTTCTCTGTCAAATTTTCGCTGCTTGTGGGACTCATAGGAATCACAGCAGGATTCCTTTTAAAATTATTGCTGTCCACGGATTAA
- the LOC140807106 gene encoding protein NRT1/ PTR FAMILY 7.3-like: protein MASSLEIVSKEVHLKGEEERFTGDGSVDMHGKPALRDKSGKWVAGVIILLNQGLATLAFFGVGVNLVLFLTRVLQQDNADAANSVSKWTGTVYIFSLVGAFLSDSYWGRYKTCAIFQIIFVIGLVLFSLSTQIFLLKPRGCGKETSHCESHSSWEISLFYISIYMVALGNGGYQPNIATFGADQFDEEHPKEGYSKVAFFSYFYLALNIGSLFSNTILSFFEDEGMWALGLWASTASAFAALVLFVAGTSRYRHFKPSGNPLSRFCQVFVAATKKLSVSFSPGKDNLCEDSGKEDSNTGARKMLHTHGFKFLDRAAYVTSRDSDHMNENARNPWRLCPISQVEEVKCILRLIPIWLCTIIYSVVFTQMASLFVEQGDAMNTEISNFRIPPASMSSFDILSVAFFIFLYRRVIDPIVVRIRKKSLTELQRMGIGLVIAILAMIAAGVVECYRLKYARTDCKHCQGSSSLSIFWQVPQYALIGASEVFMYVGQLEFFNAQAPDGLKSFGSALCMTSISLGNYVSSLLVSIVIKISSEDNMPGWIPGNLNKGHLDRFYFLLAGLTAIDLIIYIVCAKWYQNMKLEGKSEEDDEADDCEV from the exons ATGGCATCATCCTTAGAAATAGTGTCGAAGGAG GTTCATTTGAAGGGGGAAGAAGAGAGGTTTACCGGCGATGGAAGTGTTGATATGCATGGGAAGCCAGCACTAAGAGATAAAAGTGGAAAATGGGTTGCGGGAGTTATAATTCTTT TGAATCAAGGTTTGGCTACTCTTGCATTCTTCGGAGTTGGGGTGAACTTAGTGTTATTCCTCACTAGGGTTTTGCAGCAAGACAATGCCGATGCAGCCAACAGCGTAAGCAAATGGACGGGAACGGTGTATATATTCTCCCTCGTCGGCGCCTTCCTTAGCGACTCTTATTGGGGACGATACAAGACTTGTGCAATTTTTCAGATTATCTTTGTCATc GGGCTCGTGTTGTTCTCACTATCAACACAAATTTTCTTGCTCAAACCCCGTGGCTGTGGAAAAGAGACGAGTCATTGTGAATCCCATTCGAGCTGGGAGATTAGTCTCTTCTATATCTCCATCTACATGGTTGCTCTGGGGAATGGAGGGTACCAACCTAACATCGCCACGTTTGGGGCCGACCAATTCGATGAAGAGCACCCGAAAGAAGGGTACTCAAAAGTCGCCTTTTTCAGCTACTTCTATTTGGCATTGAACATCGGGTCGCTGTTTTCGAATACCATTTTGAGTTTCTTTGAGGATGAAGGGATGTGGGCACTTGGATTATGGGCTTCTACAGCATCCGCTTTCGCAGCTCTTGTACTCTTTGTTGCAGGAACCAGTAGATATCGACATTTTAAGCCGAGTGGCAATCCCCTGTCCCGGTTTTGCCAGGTCTTCGTCGCGGCTACAAAAAAGTTGTCGGTTAGTTTCTCTCCCGGCAAGGATAATCTATGCGAGGACAGCGGTAAAGAGGACTCGAACACAGGTGCTCGGAAAATGCTCCACACTCATGGTTTCAA GTTTTTGGACCGAGCAGCATATGTAACCTCACGAGATTCGGACCACATGAACGAGAATGCGCGCAACCCTTGGCGCCTATGTCCCATTTCCCAAGTTGAAGAGGTCAAATGCATATTAAGACTGATCCCAATTTGGCTCTGCACCATTATCTACTCGGTCGTCTTCACTCAGATGGCTTCGCTCTTTGTCGAACAAGGCGACGCAATGAACACCGAGATCTCAAACTTCCGAATCCCACCAGCAAGTATGTCCAGCTTCGACATCCTAAGTGTTGCCTTCTTCATATTCCTATACAGACGAGTAATCGACCCAATCGTAGTCAGGATCCGTAAAAAAAGCCTCACCGAGCTTCAGAGGATGGGAATCGGCCTTGTGATAGCGATCCTGGCCATGATCGCTGCTGGCGTTGTCGAGTGCTACAGGCTCAAGTATGCTAGAACGGATTGTAAACACTGTCAAGGGTCAAGCTCGTTGAGCATCTTTTGGCAGGTCCCTCAGTACGCGCTCATCGGTGCATCTGAGGTGTTCATGTATGTAGGGCAGTTGGAGTTTTTCAACGCGCAGGCGCCAGACGGGCTCAAGAGCTTCGGGAGCGCCTTGTGTATGACCTCCATCTCATTGGGGAACTACGTAAGCAGTTTGCTTGTTTCTATCGTGATCAAGATATCGTCCGAGGATAATATGCCCGGATGGATCCCGGGGAACCTTAACAAGGGTCATCTAGACCGGTTTTACTTTCTTCTAGCCGGGTTGACGGCTATTGATCTGATCATATACATCGTGTGTGCCAAGTGGTATCAGAATATGAAACTTGAAGGCAAGTCCGAAGAAGACGACGAAGCAGACGACTGCGAAGTTTAA